The following nucleotide sequence is from Futiania mangrovi.
TCCTCCGGCTCCACGACGCCGAGGCTTGCGAGCGTTTCCGCCTTGCCGAAGATCCGGTTGCAGAACGGGTCGGCCATCAGGTGATCGTAAAGACCCGTTCCCCGCACCACGCTGGGGGTGAGGCAATTGACGCGGATGCCGTTGCGCTTGGCCTCGTACGCCATGCCCCGGCAGAACATCACGATGGCCGCCATGCCCGCGCCCACGACCGTCTCGCCGGGGGTGGCAACCTTGGCGGCGTCCGAGGCGAAGCAAACGACCGAGCCCCCGCCGCGCGCCGTCATGTGCGGCAGGACCGCGCGCGCCGGATGCGTGATGCCGGCCACGAGGCTCGTCAGGATCGGCATCATCTCCTCGATGGGCGTGAGGTGGAGGAGGCGCGGCGTCGGTTCCCCGCCGCCCGCGCTCACCAGCACGTCGATGCCGCCCATCCGGTCGGCCGCCGCGTCCGCCATGGCCTGCGCCGCCAGCGGATCGCGCGCGTCGCATTGCAGAAAGGCGACGTCGGCTTGCGGGAATGCGTCTGCCAGCGCGGCGCGCGCGGCCTCGCCGCGTTCTGCCGAGCGGCCCGCGAGGACCATGCGCGGCACGCCCGACGCCAGCAGAGCCCGCGCGCACGCATGTCCGATTCCGCCCGTGCCCCCGACGATCAGCGTCGCACACTCCTCCAGCGGCCTGGCTGACATCCCCCGTTCCTCCCGTCTTCCTGCGGTGTCCCTGAGGGCAGTCTAGGCGTGCGTCCCGAGCCGCAGAAGCGGAAAAGCTAATCCGCATTCAGGACTCAAATTGCGGATTGTGCAAAAATGAAACGTTAACTAAGCTGATCGGCGGCTAATACATCAGTGGGGTAGTGCAATGTCCGATTTCGATGGGGGCAGTGTGCCCGATGCGATGCCGCCCGCGGACCTGGGCGGCGGTCTGGATGATTTCTCGCTGCCGGACATGACTGGGCCGCAGGTCCAGATGCCGGTCGAGGGGGTGGACGACTTCTCCTTTTCGGGGCCGCAGGTCGTGGACACAGGCGGGTATGTGCCGCCGTCCGATGCCGACTTCACACCCAACCCCTCGATGCAAAGCGCCTTGCAGGGCGCGGCGGACGATCCGTTCCTCGATACGCTCAACGGCACCGCGCCGCCACCCGCGCAGATCCCGATGCCTTCGGTCGACTGGGACGCGCCTGCCGACCTGCCGGATACGGTGACCTACGGCGATCCCTTCACGCCGCTGACGCCGGGGACGCAGCCCACGAACCTCATCACCGGCGAGACGATCCAGAACCCGATGGATGTGGACGGCGCGCTCGACGACATCGGCGCGATGCCCGGTATCGTGCCGAGCCAGCCTGCTGCCACAGCCAGCATCCCGGCCAATGGCCCGGTGATCAGCGATCTCGCCCTCATCGATCCGGTCACGGGCGAGCTGCCGCCCGATCCGCGCGCGGCGCTTCAGAACGTCTATACCGACCCGAACACGGTCCGGATCGGCGCGCTGCCGGAGGGCTATGTGTTCCCGGAACCGGACGACAGCCCTGTCAACCCGGCGCTGCAGTTCGCGGCGGGCTTCGCGCACGAGACGGCGTCCGGCGTGGCCGGAACGATGACGCTTGCCGGCATGGGGCTGAACCTCTTGCCCGGGGACGCAGGGACGCCGCTGACGCAGGCGGGCCAAGCCTACCAGCAACAGATCGACGCTACCTACGGCGGCCCGGACGGCGCCTGGATGCAGAGCCAGTCGTTCCAGACCGGCGCGATGACCAACCGCGTCGCGGGGCTGGGGGAGGCGACGTTCTCCGGTGCGGCCGGGACCGCGTCCGCGGCGGGGCGGGCCGGCCTGCTGGACGACCTGCCGGGCGGCCCGATTCGCCTGGCGGACGATGTGCCCGCACGGCCGGCGCTGGCGGCCGACGATGCGCCGGTCTGGACCGCGCGCGGCGATGGCACCTTCAGCGCCCCCGTAGCGCCCGACGACGCTGCCGCGACCGTGACGGTGCGCGCGGCGACGGTGGCGGACGATGTGCCGCCGCCGGGAGCGGGTGGCGGTGCCAGCCTGCTCGACGGACCGGATGCGACCGTCGCTCCGGTCCGGCTGAGCGGTGCGCCGGACATCCAGCCCACCGTTCCCCCGATGCAGGGCGGCGATGCGGGCGTACCGGTCCGGACACCGGCGCAGGGTGCGCCCTCTGCGCAGTACGTCCCGTTGGACGAGGTGGATGCGCCGGACTCCTTCATGTCGGCGCCATCGTCCACGGGCGGCGACGGGGGCGCGGAGGTCACGCAGGCGCTCAATTCCGGACCCCGCACGGGCAATGTGTTCGGAACGGGCGTCGAGGCCCCGCAGACGCCCAGCGTGATCCGCGACGTTGCGCCGGAAGACCTGCCCGTCGTGCACATGAAGAGGGGGGGCTCGTTCTATCAGGACAGCCTGGCGCTCAAGCCCGGCACAGACGGGTTCGTGTGGACGCCCGAAGACCTCGACGTGTCCATGGTCACCCAGCTCAGCCTGCCGGACAGCGGCAGCCTGACCCTCTATCCGCAGACGGACGTCGGGGCGGTGCTCGACAATGATGCGTTCCGCCAGAATGCGCTGACGCCGCAGCAGACGGCGGCGCTCGAGGTGCTCGACGCGAACCCGGATCTGCGGGCGCTCGCCATGCCCGAGCTTATCCCCGCCGACCAGCTCGACGAGGCGATGACCCGCCAGATCCTGCCCGCCATGCGTGAACTGGGGACGCAGGCGCTGGGGACGGATCCAACCAACTCCATCGAGTTCGGAACCGCCTATGCCCGGCCGGCCAACCAGCCGGATGCGCCCTACCGCCTCGTCGGCTTCTCGGTGGGCGGATCGGGCGAGGTCTCGATGCAGCCCCAGGGAGCCGTGCTGGATAGCAGCCTCAGCAACTTCGATCTTGTGACGGCCCATACTCACCCGATCAAGGCAACGCGCGATGGGCAGCTCGTCCCCAATGGCTTCTTCTCGTCGGGGGACATCGGGTACGCCAATGCCAGAATGGACCAGCAGCTTGCCGACGGCACCGGCGGCCGGTCCGTGACGCACACGCATTACGGCGCCGGGATGCAGGAGGGGACCGGCTTCTACAGATACCAGCTCTCGGGCGCTTCGGACATGGACTATGAGGCGGAGGGGCTGCCCGTCTATCTGACGCAGCCGGTCACGAAGCAGGTGAACTACATTCCCGAAGCTGACGGGTCGCTGCCGCCCGAAACCATCGCCTTCGATGACCTTGGCGATCCCATGGGTGGGAGAAGCGTGGTTCCGACCGGGTCGCTGGTGGATCCGCAGTACGCCGGCACGGCCACGATCGTGCCGCCGGACCAGCACTACCAGACCTGGGCGAGGCCTGAGGATGCATATGCGCGCTTGCTCGCGCCGCCTGAGCCGCGGACACCGGCCGATGCGGCGCCTGCCGCTGTCATACAGCCTGCGCAATATACCCTGCCGCCGGACGCAGCCGCCCAGATCACGCAACTCGGCGGCGGCAGCGCTGACGCGCAGGTCTTGGAGGGCATGATCAAGGAGTTCGTCGCCGGCGGCGCCTCGGCGGACGATGTGGACCTGGGCGAGTGGATCGGGGAATGGCAGAAGGCGGGAGTGGTGTTCGGGGACACGCTGCCCGAGGGGCGCACCCTCGATGACGCCGTGAGATACGTGCATTCGGCGGTCGACGTCGCCGAAGGGTACGCAGACGTGGCCGAGTGGCCCGACGGGACGACGGGACTGGACGAGTTGCCCGTCGCCCTCCAGCCGCGGGAGGAGGTTTTCGAAGGGCTGAGGCTGATTTCCGCCGACAATGGATCGATCAGGTTGTCCAATCCCAACACCGGGGAAACGCTGACGGTCGACGGTTTCCTGTCGCCGCAGCAGGCTGCGGACCTGAAGGGCAAGGACCTGCATCTTGAGGTCGAATACGACCCCCGTGCCAGGACGTGGGAGCTTCTGGACATCGGCGAGCAGGACTGATCCCCCCCGGCCTTGATCGGGCGCAAGGCGGGCGCGTGACGGACGGGGTCTGATGGCCTCTCGATGTTGCGCGCCGGTCTCCGGCCTCGCTTGCGGGGTGTGCGCGCCGGCGCGCCCCGGATGGGGGAGGGCGCCCGATGGCCGACGACGCCTGGCTGAAGCAGCCCTGGATGTGGCCGTGGCTGATGGCCGCACAGATGGGACGCGCGGGCCTCGACGCGGCGTCTGCCGTCCTCAGACCCCACGAGGGCGCTGCGCCGGGGGACGAGCCCACCTGGACGACGCCGGCGGAGTGTCTGCTCGACCTGCCGGCGATGCGCCTGCACAGGTTTTCCGAAGGCACCGGCCCGCCGGTCCTGATCGTCACGCCGCTGGCGCTGCACGGGCCGCTCGTCGCCGACCTCGCGCCCGGGCACAGCCTCGTGGAGCGGCTGGTCGCCGAGGGGGTGGGGGAGGTCGCGCTGCTCTCCTGGCCCTCGGCGACGCCAGAGCGGCGCGGCACCGGCATCGACGACCATCTCGCGCATCTGCTCGTGGCGGTGGAGGAACTGGGCGGGCGTGTGCGCCTCGCCGGTATCTGCCAGGGGGGCGTGCTGGCGATGATGTTCGCCGCGCGCTATCCAGAGAAAGTGGAGCGCCTCGTCTGCGCGGGCGCGCCCGTGGATATGGAGGCCGGTCCTTCCGCGCTGACGGCTGCGGCACGGGCCTGCCCGCAACAGGCGCTCGAAGCCATGATCGAGGCGGGCGGCGGCATCGTCCGCGGAGAGGCCATGCTGAGGTTCTGGCAGATGGGCGGGCTCGACGCGCTGTCCGGCGGTCTGCCCGCGGACATCCTGCAATCCCGCTCGCCGCCGCCGGACCTGCTCGCGCGCTTTTCGGAATGGAATGCCTGGGTCGTGGACCTGCCCGGCGGATACCTGAGGCAGGTGGCGGGCGAGCTTTTCCAGGCCAACAAGCTCGCACGCGGGGAGTTCGTGGCGCTGGGGCGCCGGATTGCGCTCGGCGACCTGCGCGCGCCGCTGCTGCTGCTGGCGGGGGCGGCGGACACGGTCGCGCCCCCCGCGCAGGTGTTCGCGGCCGCGCGTCTCGTCGGCACACCGCGGGGGGAGGTCGTGAAGATCAGGACCGGCGGCGGGCATCTGTCCCTGTTCATGGGCTCGCGCACGCTTTCGGGCCCTTGGCGGCGGATCGCGCGCTGGCTGAAGGGGCAAAGGGCCTGACGGTCGCAGTCTGGAGTTGCCGCGCGGCCCCGCTGCGATACCTTTCTGAAAACAAGGGCGCGCGCGCTTGACCGGCACGTCCGTCCACACGCCCCATGCGACAAGGGAGAGGGTCATGCGCCGCATTGCCATGCTCGTCCTGCTTGCCGTGTTCGCGTTCCTGTCCCCCGGCGCCGGTCCGGCGGAGGCGAGCAAATGTCTTGCCTTCGTGGAAGGCCCTGCGCGCGTGTTGCCTGCCAGCCTCACGCTGGTCCAGGCCGCAGAAACCGTCCAGATCCGCTATGTCGGCCACTCGACCTTCCGCGTGCAGACACCCGCGGGCGTGGTGATCGCGACGGACTATGCAGGCTATGCCGGTCCCGGTCCCGTGCCGACCGTGGTCACGATGAATCACGCGCACGAGACGCACTACACCGACTATCCCGACCCGGCGATCGCGCATGTCCTGCGCGGCTGGAATCCGGCTGGCGACGGCCCGGCGATGCACGACCTGCTGGTCGGCGACGTCTACATCCGCAACGTGCCGAGCGACATCCGCCGATGGGGCTCCGCGGCGGTGGAGCCCGCGGGCAACTCGATCTTCATCTTCGAGGTTGCAGACCTCTGCATCGGGCACCTGGGGCACCTGCACCAGACGCTTTCGCCGGAGCAGCGGGCGCTGATCGGCCGCCTCGATGTCGTGTTCGCGCCGGTCGACGGCAGCTACACGCTCGACATCGCCTCCATGATCGAGGTGCTGAACGACCTCAAGGCCAGCATCGTGATCCCCATGCACTTCTTCGGGACAAGCTCGCTGCAGCGCTTTCTCGCAGGAATGAGCGAGGCCTTCGAGATCGGCTTCGCACCCGCGGAGGTCATCGAGGTCTCGATCGAGAGCCTGCCCGACCGCCCGACCGTGCTGGTGCCGTGGGGAATCCTGAACTGAGGCGCCCCGGTCCGCGCTAGAGTGCGGCGCGGCGGGGCGCAGCGCCGTCGCACACGAGGCGGGTGATGAGGTCGGCAAGCTGCGGGATCGTGCCGCGCTTGGGTGTGTACCATTCCGCCGCACGGTTCATGGCGCCGAGAATGAAGGGCAGGAAGAGACCCAGATCCACATCCTGCGCGATGTCGCCGCGGGCCTGCGCATCCTCGAGCAGCGCGCGCCAGATGTTGGTGTATTCCTGCCGGGCCTTGCGGCTGCGGAACTTCGCGATGGGCGGCAGGTTCGAATAGACGCGGATGTAGGTGCCCGCCTCGTCCCGGTGGTCGAGCATCACCCGAAGATGCGCACGCACGGCGGCATTGAAGCGGTCGCGGAACGCCGCGTCTGCGGGCACACCGGCAAGCGCCGTCTCCACCGACGTCTTGATGTAGACGATGCCGGCGTTCAGCACCTCCTCGAGGATCTGCTCCTTCGACTCGAAGTGGTAATAGACGCTGGCGGGCTTGAGACTGACCTTCTCCGCCACCTGGCGCAGCGTGGTCTCCGCATATCCCTTCTGGCTGAACAGTTGCGCCGCGGCGAGCAGGATCTGCACGCGCGTTACATCCGCCTTCTTGGGCGTGCCGGAGGCTTTTCCGGGTGCGGGGGTGACCTGCCTCATGCTCATGAGCCGGACTATTGAATCTAACGGTCATTAGATAGTTAAATGACCGGACAATCAAGGCGGGGCGGGCAGTTGACGGCTGCAAACCTGCCAAGGGCGGCCTGCAAGGGGGCCGCACGGGACAAGGGGCGGCGTACCAGGCACAACGCCCCGGGGAAGGATGCTGGAGGACACGCCCATGGAATCGCCGTTTCCCCGCAGCCGGCTTCCGCTCTATCGGAACGCCATCGACTGGGAGTGGTTCGACCGGGAGTTTCCGGCACCCGACGTCTATGCCGAGACGATCTTCAAATGGCCCGCCGACCGGCTGCGCGCACTGCAGAACGAGCGCTTCCTCAAGGTCGTGAAGCATGGCTGGAGCAATCCGTTCTACCGGAGGCTCTGGTCGTCGAAGGGGCTGGAGCCGGGCGACATCCGCTCCATCGACGACATCGGCAAGCTGCCGATGTTCAACTCCGACGACATCAAGGACAGCCAGAAGGAGGCACCTCCGTTCGGCGGCTTCACCGGCGTCGACGTGCGTGAGGAACTCACGCGCAATCCGCTCAAGGTGCAGACGAGCGGGGGGACGACCGGCAAGCCACGGCCGACGATCTTCGGCGCGCTGGAGTGGGAGATGAACGGCCTGCAGGTGGCCCGCAGCCTCTATATCCAGGGCGCTCGGCCGGGCCAGATCATGCAGATCCCTGCGACCTGCTCGCTCGCGAACCTTGCCTGGGTGCACTACCACGCGGCGCACAACTACCTCGGCGTGATGCCGGTGACGACGGGATCGGGCGTGGTGACGACGAGCCTGCGCCAGGTCGAGACCGCCTTCGACTTCGGCACCGACATCATCATGAGCTTTCCCGAGTACCTGACCCAGCTTGCCAAGGTCGCGCGCGACGAATACGGCCGAGACATCCGCGAACTGGGCCTGAGCTTCATCCCGACCTACCTGGGGCCCGACACGGACGGCGCCCTGCGGCGCGAACTGGAAGACCTCTACGGCTGCCCGGTCTACGACAATTACGGCACCAACGAGATCTCGCATGCATCGTTCGAGGGGCCGGACAAGGACGGCCTCTACCTGATGGAGGACTGCATCTTCATCGAGGTCATCGATACCGAAACCGGCGAGCCGGTGGAGCCGGGACAGCCCGGCAACCTGGTTGCGACCTCGCTGTTCCGCGGCATCCCGCCGATCATCCGCTTCAACCTGCGCGACCTCGGCCGGATCGTGTCCAACGGCACGCCGAGCGCGCTCGGAAGCTCTTTCCGGCGCATGGACCATTTCCTCGGCCGCAGCGACGACATGGTGAAGATCCGCGGCAACAACATCTACCCGATGGGCTGCCTGTCGGCCGTCCGCTCCGATCCGCGCACCACGGGCGAGTGGATCTGCATCGCGGAGCGGGAGGTGAAGGACCGCGTGATCCGCGACACGATGACGGTCGAGGTGGAGGTGCGAAAGGACGCCGGTGCGCTCGACGGTCTGCGGGAGCACCTGGAGGCGCGGCTGAAGGCCGACCTGGGCCTCAAGGTCGCCGTCCGGCTGGTCGAACCGGGCGCGCTCGACGAGAAGGCCAACCTCGGCCGTGAGGGCAAGCCGCGGCGTCTTCTCGACCTGCGCAACAAGGCGAAATAGCACGCCGAATCAAGGTGCAGGCGGGCGCCGCCTTTGCGAGCCGGAGGCATTCTCCATACCGAACGGTAGTTAGAAAATGCTGGCCTGAGCGCCGGGACTGTGATGAAGTACGGACAAATAAGCGATCCGCGCAAAGCGGGTGTCAGGGAGGAATGACGTTGCGGACTCTCGCCGAGAGCCTTTCGAGCTCGGCCAGGCTGTTGGGAGACCGTCCGTTCATCGTAACGGAGGCGGAAACCATCGGTTTTGCGGAGTTCGACCGCCGGGCCGCGCGGCTTGCCAACGTGCTGGCGGGCAAGGGCGCGAAGCCGGGGGACGTGATCGGGCTCTACATGTCCTCGGTGCCGATGCTCGCCGTTGGCTATTACGCCTGCCAGAAGCTGGGCGCGGTCGCGGCGCCGATCAGCGCGATGAACCGCCAGCGCGAACTGGAGATGATTGTCGGGCGCACGGGCATGGGCCTGATGCTGACGACGCCGGAAACGCTGCCCTATGCGCGCGACGTTGCCGGCCGCCTCGGCAGGCCCGCGACGCTGCTCTGCACTGGCGGGCGGCAGGAAGGGGCGGAAGACGTAGAGGCCGCGATGGCGGCGGCCGCACCCGAATACCCGATCCACGCCGGGCGGGCGGAAGACCCGGCGGCGCTGTTCTTCACTTCCGGCACGACGGGAGCGCCCAAGGGGGCGATCCAGACGCAGGGCAGCCTCTACGCGACATTGCGCGACATGGCGGTGCACGGCCGCTTCCTGTGGGCGGACGAGGTGTTCCTCTGCGCGTTGCCGATCTTCAACAATTTCGGCGCGACCGTGATGATGAACGGCGCGATCTTCATGGGCGCGACCATGGTGATGATGGAGCGCTGGGACACCGCCGAGGTGCTCGACAAGATCACGCGGCACAAGGTGACCTATATCGCGGGTTCGCCGACGATGTTCCTCTACCTGCTGCGCGATTTCGATCCTGCGCGCCACGATCTCTCCTCGATCCGGCTGGGTGCGACGGGCGGGGCGCCTGTCTCTCCCAACATCGTCGAGCAGTTCCAGAAGACGCTGGGCGCGCCGCTGGTCGAGGTCTATGGCGCGACCGAGGTGTCGGGCTATGTGACCGCGGAGCCCGCGGTCGGCGTGCGCAAGCGGGGCTCGGCCGGCCTGCCCATCGGCGGCACGCGCATCGAGATCGTGGACGACGACGGCAAGGTGCAGCCAACGGGCGAGATCGGCGAGGTCCGCATCTCGGGCGACACGGTGGGCGGCGGCTATTGGGACGACCCGGAGGTTACGGCGAAGACCTTCACGGCGAAGGGCTGGCTCAGCGGCGACCTCGGCTATGTGGACGAGGATGGATACCTCTTCATCGTCGACCGCAAGAAGGACGTCATCATCTCCGGCGGCTACAACATCTACCCGCTGGAGGTGGAGGACCTGCTCTACACCCACCCCGACGTGCGGGTCTGCGCGGTGATCGGGCTGCCGGACGAGACCAAGGGCGAAATCCCGGTCGCAGTGGTGATCCCCAATGCGGGCAAGAGCCTCGACGGCAAGGCGCTGATCGCCTTCTGCCGGGAGAACCTGTCGGCCTACAAATGCCCGCGAAAGGTGTTCGGCGTGGACGACATGCCGCTCGGCCCCTCCGGCAAGATCCTGAAGCGGGAGCTTCGGGACTGGGCGAAGGCCGGCCAGTTGAAGGAGCTTGCGTGATGGGCGCGGGGGGCAGGCTCGCAGGCAAGGTCGCGCTGGTGACGGGCGCAGGGGGGCCGATGGGCAGCGCCATCGCGCGGCGCTTTGCCGAGGAGGGAGCGGCACTCGGCCTCGTCGACATCTCCGGCACGCGGCTCGGCGCGGTGCGAGACGACCTCACGGCGGCGTTTCCCGGCGCACGGATCGCGGCGGTGCGGGCGAACGCGGTCGAGGAGGAGGAGGCGCGCGCGGCGGCCTCGGAGATCGAGGCGGCGCTCGGCCCCGTGGACGTGCTCGTCAACGTGGTGGGCGGCATCAAGGGCGGCCCGCTCGCCATGCCGATACTGGGCATGAGCCGGGAGCGTCTCGACACCACCTTCGACCTCAATCTGAAGGCGCTGTTCTGGATGGTGCAGGCCGTCGCGCCCGGCATGGTTGCGCGGGGTGCGGGCAGTATCCTCAACATCTCGTCCGTGACCTATGCGGGCGACAAGGACCAGCCGGAGTACGCCGCGGCGAAGGCGGCGGTCAGTTCGCTGACCCGCTCGCTCGCCATGGAGCTTGCGCCCGCGGTCACGGTCAATTGCATCGCGCCGGGTCTGATCCAGACATCGGTGATCGACCGCGCCGCGCCGGAGTTGGTGCGGCAGTATACGGAGCGTTCGCTGCTGAAGCGCCTCGGCAAGCCCGAGGACATCGCCAACGCGGCCCTGTTTCTGTCGAGTTCGGAGGCGAGTTTCATCACGGGCGCGATCCTGCCTGTTTCGGGGGGGATCTGGGCAACGCTCTGAAGCCGCGTCCTGACCGGTACCGCGAAGGCGGGACCCAATCACAACAACAAGACCAAATGAGTTCGATCTTGGGAGGAACGACCATGTCACTGAAAAGGATTGCAGCAGTCACGGCGACCGCTGCGGCGCTTGCGCTCTCGTCGCTCTCCGGGGCGTCGGCGCAGGAAACGCTGAAGCTCGGCATCTCCGCGCCCATGTCGGGGGCCGCGGCGTCCTGGGGCCTCGGCTTCGAGTGGGCGGCCCAGCAGGCTGCCGACAAGATCAATGCCGAGGGCGGAATCAAGGTTGGCGGCAAGTCCTACAACCTCGAAATCCTGACCTACGACAACAAGTACAATGCAACCGAGGGCGCGAAGGTCGCCCAGACGCTGCTGAACCGCGACAATGTCAATTACATTGTCGGCAGCCTCGGCACCGCGCCGGTGCGGGCGCTGCAGGCGCTGTCGGAGCGCAAGGGCGTGCTGCTCTTCACCACCGCGTGGGGCAAGAGCGTCAAGGGGCCCGAGTTCCCGCTGACCTTCACGCAGATCAACACGCCGTTCGAGGTGCTGCCGCAGCTCTACGGCTACATCAAGCAGCAGCATCCCGACGCCAAGTCCGTGGTGCTGATCAGCCCGAACGACGCGACCGGCCAGGACACCGAGAAGCCCGCCGTCGCGACCTGGAAAAGCCTCGGCGTCGAGGTGCTTTCGAGCGACTGGTACGAGCGCGGCACGACGGAGTTCCAGCCGATCGCCACGAAGATCGCGAGCCTCAATCCCGACATCGTGGACTTCTCCGCCGCCCCGCCGACGGATGCCGGCGCGATCTTGAAGGAGCTGAGCGTGCTCGGCTGGAAGGGCATCAAGTCTGTGTCCGCCGGCACGTCCTCGTCGGCGCTGGTGAAGACCGCGGGCGACTCTGCGGAAGGCGTCTACATGGGCCTCGCGGCGGACTATGACGGCCCGTCGGCAACCCCGATCCAGCGCGAGCTGAACGAGGGTGCCCGCAAGGCGCTGGGCGAGCCGCTCAACGTCATCACCATCGGCACCTGGGACGCCATCATGGCGCTCAAGGCCGCGGCGGAGACGGCCGACAGCCTCGACCCGAAGGTGATCGCGGAGACGCTGCCGAAGATCGTGTTCGAGTCGTCCTATGGGCCCACGGCCTTCGGCGGTGCGGACACCTATGGCAATCCGCAGCAGATGCTCCTGCCGACCATCGTGACGCAGGTGCAGGGCGGCAAGGTCGTCGAGGTGAAGCGGGTCAATCCGCCGGAACTCGACAAGCGCCTGAAGAACTGATCGCGGACACGCGGTCTCTCGACGGCTGTTGCGCCGGCCCGGGACACACCGGGCCGGTGCGGCACCGACAGGACGGGCTGCGCCAACGGTACGCCGGGACATGACGCTTTACATCCAGCTGCTTCTGAACACGCTGCAGATCGGTTCGGTCTACATGCTGTTCGCGCTCGGCCTGACCCTGATCTTCGGGGTCATGAAGGTCGTGAACTTCGCGCACGGAACCTTCTTCACCGCTGCGGCGCTGGCCATCGCCACCGTGATGCCGCCGGCCATGTATCAGCTCGGCCTGCCGGTCTGGGCGGCCTACCTGATCGCCTTCGTCGCGGCCCTGGCCGTCGTGGCGGTGATCGGCATCGTCGTCTACCAGTTCGGTTTCCAGAAATTCCTGCGCGACCTGATCGGCTCGTTCATCCTGTCGATCGGCCTCGTACTGTTCCTCAATGGCTCCTACCTGGCGATCTTCGGCGGCGCGCCGCAGAAGGTGCCGCCGCTGATCGACGTCAACCTGTCGATCTTCGGCGCCTACATCACGGGTCAGCGGCTGCTTCTGGTGGTGGTCGCGGTCGGGGTCACGGTGGGCCTCTACTGGCTCATCCAGAAGACCAAGCTCGGCCTCTCGCTGCGCGCCGTCGC
It contains:
- a CDS encoding branched-chain amino acid ABC transporter permease; amino-acid sequence: MTLYIQLLLNTLQIGSVYMLFALGLTLIFGVMKVVNFAHGTFFTAAALAIATVMPPAMYQLGLPVWAAYLIAFVAALAVVAVIGIVVYQFGFQKFLRDLIGSFILSIGLVLFLNGSYLAIFGGAPQKVPPLIDVNLSIFGAYITGQRLLLVVVAVGVTVGLYWLIQKTKLGLSLRAVAEDQEAAMLQGIQFRRVALYGFLIGTVLAAIAGAMMAPVHAITTVIGDEFLIKAFIIIIVGGLGSVGGAIIGAFLIAFIESVGGYYFDNSTATIAMFVLVMVVLLLRPQGIMGHAER